A DNA window from Janibacter sp. A1S7 contains the following coding sequences:
- the tsf gene encoding translation elongation factor Ts has translation MANYTAADIKELRERTGAGMLDVKKALDEAEGDKAKAIEGLRIKGLKGVTKREGRTTSNGLVVARAEAGVGTLVEVLCETDFVAKAAPFGALADDVLAAAVEAEATDAESLLAATVDGKTVQEMLDEANATIGEKIEVKRVARVEAPNVSAYLHKTSPDLPAQIGVLMGTEGGDDQVARDVAMHIAAFSPKVLTRDEIDAETVASERRIAEETAKEEGKPEAAMPKIIEGRVNGFFKENVLLDQPFAKDTKKSVGTVLEEAGARATQFARFRVGS, from the coding sequence ATGGCGAACTACACCGCCGCTGACATCAAGGAGCTGCGCGAGCGCACCGGCGCCGGCATGCTCGACGTGAAGAAGGCGCTCGACGAGGCCGAGGGCGACAAGGCCAAGGCGATCGAGGGCCTGCGGATCAAGGGCCTGAAGGGCGTCACCAAGCGCGAGGGGCGCACCACCTCCAACGGGCTCGTGGTCGCCAGGGCCGAGGCCGGCGTGGGTACCCTCGTCGAGGTCCTGTGCGAGACCGACTTCGTCGCCAAGGCTGCCCCCTTCGGAGCCCTGGCCGACGACGTCCTCGCCGCGGCCGTCGAGGCCGAGGCCACGGACGCCGAGAGCCTGCTCGCGGCGACCGTGGACGGCAAGACGGTCCAGGAGATGCTCGACGAGGCCAACGCGACCATCGGCGAGAAGATCGAGGTCAAGCGGGTCGCCCGGGTCGAGGCGCCGAACGTCTCGGCCTACCTGCACAAGACCAGCCCGGACCTGCCCGCGCAGATCGGTGTCCTCATGGGCACCGAGGGCGGCGACGACCAGGTTGCGCGTGACGTCGCGATGCACATCGCCGCGTTCAGCCCGAAGGTCCTCACCCGTGACGAGATCGACGCCGAGACGGTCGCCAGCGAGCGCCGCATCGCCGAGGAGACCGCCAAGGAGGAGGGCAAGCCGGAGGCCGCGATGCCGAAGATCATCGAGGGTCGCGTCAACGGCTTCTTCAAGGAGAACGTCCTGCTCGACCAGCCGTTCGCCAAGGACACCAAGAAGTCGGTCGGCACGGTTCTCGAGGAGGCCGGTGCGCGCGCGACGCAGTTCGCCCGCTTCCGCGTCGGTTCCTGA
- the pyrH gene encoding UMP kinase, which translates to MTDRTTPTAYRRVLLKLSGEAFGGGKVGVAPDVVRGIAEQIATAVNSGVEVAIVVGGGNFFRGKQLQEQGMDRTRADYMGMLGTVMNCLALQDFLEEAGIDTRVQTAITMGQVAEAYIPRRAIRHLEKGRVVIFGAGAGMPFFSTDTVSAQRALEIKCDIVLMSKHGVDGVYNSDPRRNPDATKLDQVTYEQALQQDLKVVDAAAFSLCRENGLPMLVFGMDGERNITRALLGEPLGTLVTS; encoded by the coding sequence GTGACCGACCGGACCACACCCACTGCCTATCGCCGCGTCCTGCTCAAGCTGTCCGGTGAGGCCTTCGGCGGGGGCAAGGTCGGCGTGGCCCCCGATGTCGTGCGCGGCATCGCCGAGCAGATCGCCACCGCGGTCAACAGCGGCGTCGAGGTGGCCATCGTCGTCGGCGGCGGCAACTTCTTCCGCGGCAAGCAGCTGCAGGAGCAGGGCATGGACCGCACCCGAGCCGACTACATGGGGATGCTCGGCACCGTCATGAACTGCCTGGCGCTGCAGGACTTCCTCGAGGAGGCCGGGATCGACACCCGGGTGCAGACCGCCATCACCATGGGTCAGGTGGCCGAGGCGTACATCCCGCGCCGCGCGATCCGCCACCTGGAGAAGGGTCGCGTCGTCATCTTCGGTGCCGGCGCTGGCATGCCCTTCTTCTCCACCGACACGGTCAGCGCCCAGCGCGCCCTGGAGATCAAGTGCGACATCGTCCTGATGTCCAAGCACGGCGTCGACGGGGTCTACAACTCCGACCCGCGCCGCAACCCAGATGCCACCAAGCTCGACCAGGTCACGTACGAGCAGGCACTGCAGCAGGACCTCAAGGTCGTCGACGCAGCCGCCTTCAGCCTCTGCCGCGAGAACGGCCTGCCGATGCTCGTCTTCGGTATGGACGGCGAGCGCAACATCACCCGCGCCCTGCTCGGTGAGCCGCTGGGCACGCTGGTCACCTCCTGA
- the frr gene encoding ribosome recycling factor, translated as MIEEALLEAEEKMDKAVEVAKENFAGIRTGRVNPGLFNKVMVDYYGAPTPLQQLASFASPEARTLLITPYDQSSLSAIEGALRDSDMGANPSNDGTVIRITMPELTAERRKEYIKLAHGQAEDAKVSIRHVRRHAKDTMDKAVKDGDVGEDEGNRGEKELDTLTKKYTDSVDALLKSKEAELSEV; from the coding sequence ATGATCGAGGAAGCCCTGCTGGAAGCAGAGGAGAAGATGGACAAGGCGGTGGAGGTCGCGAAGGAGAACTTCGCCGGCATCCGCACCGGACGGGTCAACCCCGGCCTGTTCAACAAGGTGATGGTCGACTACTACGGTGCGCCGACCCCCTTGCAGCAGCTCGCCTCCTTCGCCAGCCCCGAGGCCCGCACCCTGCTCATCACGCCCTACGACCAGTCGTCGCTGTCGGCGATCGAGGGCGCGCTGCGTGATTCCGACATGGGCGCCAACCCGAGCAACGACGGCACGGTCATCCGCATCACCATGCCGGAGCTGACCGCCGAGCGGCGCAAGGAGTACATCAAGCTCGCCCACGGGCAGGCGGAGGACGCGAAGGTGTCCATCCGCCACGTCCGCAGGCACGCCAAGGACACCATGGACAAGGCCGTCAAGGACGGTGACGTCGGTGAGGACGAGGGCAACCGCGGGGAGAAGGAGCTCGACACACTGACGAAGAAGTACACCGACAGCGTCGACGCCCTGCTGAAGTCCAAGGAAGCCGAGCTGTCCGAGGTCTGA
- a CDS encoding phosphatidate cytidylyltransferase: MTPPDNATRRSVRAGEAAVAGPSSRAGRNLPVAIGIGVLLGAMAAGALLVHPVVFLVVLCGAAIVAVWEMRQALSEGGLFAPFVPVAVGAVSLIVAGYLRGAEALVFAATLTVLAIVIWRVADGLTGAVRDIGAGALVLLYPCFLIGFAALMLAEPQGRWRLFVFILITVFSDIGGYAVGVLFGKHPMAPKLSPKKSWEGMAGSVAACAVVGAIAVPLCFDTGLWWQGALLGALIAPVATIGDLIESSLKRNLGLKDMSNILPGHGGLMDRLDSLVLVVPLAWFALRLIAPY, from the coding sequence GTGACCCCACCCGACAACGCCACACGCCGCTCCGTGCGCGCGGGGGAGGCAGCGGTTGCCGGGCCGTCGAGCCGGGCCGGTCGCAACCTGCCCGTTGCCATTGGCATCGGGGTGCTCCTCGGTGCCATGGCCGCCGGCGCGTTGCTGGTTCATCCGGTCGTCTTCCTCGTCGTGCTGTGCGGGGCTGCGATCGTGGCCGTGTGGGAGATGCGCCAGGCCCTGTCCGAAGGGGGTCTGTTCGCCCCCTTCGTCCCGGTCGCCGTCGGTGCGGTGAGCCTGATCGTCGCGGGCTATCTGCGGGGAGCCGAGGCGCTGGTCTTCGCGGCGACCCTGACGGTCCTGGCGATCGTGATCTGGCGGGTCGCCGACGGGCTGACCGGGGCGGTTCGCGACATCGGGGCCGGCGCCCTCGTGCTGCTCTATCCGTGCTTCCTCATCGGCTTCGCGGCGCTGATGCTCGCCGAGCCGCAGGGGCGCTGGCGACTCTTCGTCTTCATCCTCATCACGGTCTTCTCCGACATCGGGGGCTATGCCGTGGGGGTGCTCTTCGGCAAGCACCCGATGGCGCCGAAGCTCTCGCCGAAGAAGTCCTGGGAGGGCATGGCCGGGTCGGTCGCCGCCTGCGCAGTCGTCGGCGCGATCGCCGTGCCGCTGTGTTTCGACACCGGTCTGTGGTGGCAGGGCGCCCTGCTCGGTGCCCTGATCGCCCCCGTCGCGACGATCGGCGACCTCATCGAGTCCAGCCTCAAGCGCAACCTCGGGCTGAAGGACATGTCCAACATCCTTCCGGGCCACGGTGGCCTGATGGACCGTCTGGACTCGCTCGTCCTCGTGGTGCCGCTGGCATGGTTCGCGCTGCGGCTGATCGCCCCGTACTGA
- a CDS encoding ABC transporter permease, protein MSTTSTSTATARHTTSAPAQALAVTRVAIRDRVPLVAVIALVMVAMGALTGALWPSLKDAFADLPTDLSDGLGTILAGSDLTTPVGWMNAEMVSLVLPAGLIAVAVLSAAKDIAGEEQTKTLGVLMSAPVSRTSFLLAKSAAMIINVLLATIGAAAGILLGNSIGDLGVDTAGVWGASVHGAMLAIAIGAIAVLVSALTGEPRLSSSVAAGLAGLAFALNAFLPLSDGLADYAQASPWYYFADSNPLANGADYVHLAVLGITSLVLLALALVAYTRRDLRG, encoded by the coding sequence ATGTCCACCACCAGCACAAGCACCGCCACCGCTCGTCACACGACGAGCGCACCGGCGCAGGCCCTCGCGGTGACCCGGGTCGCCATCCGCGACCGCGTCCCACTCGTCGCGGTCATCGCGCTCGTGATGGTGGCCATGGGCGCGCTGACCGGCGCGCTGTGGCCCTCCCTGAAGGACGCCTTCGCGGACCTGCCCACCGATCTCAGTGACGGCCTCGGGACAATCCTCGCCGGTTCGGACCTGACGACCCCCGTCGGGTGGATGAACGCCGAGATGGTCTCCCTCGTCCTGCCCGCAGGCCTGATCGCCGTCGCGGTGCTCTCCGCCGCCAAGGACATCGCCGGGGAGGAACAGACCAAGACCCTCGGGGTGCTCATGTCCGCGCCGGTCAGCCGGACCTCCTTCCTGCTCGCCAAGAGCGCCGCCATGATCATCAACGTGCTGCTCGCCACTATCGGAGCAGCCGCCGGGATCCTCCTCGGCAACAGCATCGGCGACCTCGGCGTCGACACCGCAGGCGTCTGGGGCGCCAGCGTGCACGGCGCGATGCTGGCCATCGCCATCGGAGCCATCGCCGTCCTCGTCTCGGCGCTGACCGGGGAGCCACGCCTGAGCTCCTCGGTGGCCGCGGGGCTCGCCGGGCTCGCCTTCGCCCTGAACGCCTTCCTGCCCCTCTCGGACGGACTGGCCGACTACGCCCAGGCCAGCCCTTGGTACTACTTCGCCGACAGCAACCCCTTGGCCAACGGCGCCGACTACGTCCACCTGGCGGTCCTCGGCATCACCTCGCTGGTCCTGCTGGCCCTGGCTCTCGTCGCCTACACCCGCAGGGACCTGCGCGGATGA
- a CDS encoding ABC transporter permease: MSTDVLTRELNDRRTPIAAISAVLVVFAFFVVGISSGLQSTISDLTDAMPEAVTAFIPVGPGGYVVGELFNLMAPLALIAYAVMTGAALIAGEEQAGTMAVLSAQPVSRRSMLAQKALGLAVTLAAITLVFAVAVALSAAFFDIEGLTATNIAAACLHLYLLALLFGAVALATGSLTGNPGLASGVGGGLAVAAWVANSMLPVADLDDWARISPWHYYVGSEPLANGLDATHLLVLALLTALALVVAFVSFDRRDLKG, translated from the coding sequence ATGTCCACTGACGTGTTGACGCGTGAACTCAACGATCGCCGCACACCGATCGCCGCGATCTCGGCGGTGCTGGTGGTCTTCGCCTTCTTCGTGGTGGGCATCAGCTCCGGCCTGCAGAGCACGATCAGCGACCTGACCGATGCGATGCCCGAAGCGGTGACCGCGTTCATCCCGGTCGGGCCCGGAGGTTACGTGGTCGGTGAGCTGTTCAACCTGATGGCACCGCTGGCCCTGATCGCCTACGCGGTGATGACAGGCGCGGCCCTCATCGCCGGGGAGGAACAGGCGGGAACCATGGCCGTCCTGTCCGCCCAGCCCGTCAGCCGCCGTTCGATGCTCGCACAGAAGGCGCTCGGGCTCGCCGTAACCCTGGCCGCTATCACGCTCGTGTTCGCCGTGGCTGTGGCGCTGTCTGCGGCCTTCTTTGACATCGAGGGACTGACCGCCACGAACATCGCTGCCGCATGCCTGCACCTCTACCTGCTGGCACTGCTCTTCGGCGCCGTCGCGTTGGCCACCGGGTCGCTGACCGGGAACCCCGGACTGGCCTCAGGAGTCGGCGGTGGCCTGGCCGTGGCCGCCTGGGTCGCCAACTCCATGCTGCCCGTCGCCGACCTCGACGACTGGGCACGGATCAGCCCGTGGCACTACTACGTCGGCAGCGAACCCCTGGCCAACGGACTCGACGCCACACACCTGCTCGTGCTGGCACTCCTGACCGCTCTGGCCCTCGTCGTCGCCTTCGTCAGCTTCGACCGCCGCGACCTGAAGGGATGA
- a CDS encoding ABC transporter ATP-binding protein translates to MSEQRAITMEGLTKHYGDFVAVKDLDLEINRGEIFGFLGPNGAGKSTTIRTLLDQIRPTSGRARIFGLDSHTDSLRIRSDVGYVPGDLALYPKLTGAQTLKYFARLRGGVDQSYVDELAERLQADLSRKVGEYSTGNRQKVGLIQAFMHKPELLILDEPNAGLDPLVQQEFHAMLREVRDDGRTVFLSSHTLSEVERVANRVGIIREGELVAVERITDLKAKAIRRLDLEFAQPVPADLFARVDAVREATVDGQHASIAFDGPINPVLHAAMGHELVDLHTRDADLEEIFLAYYRTTDTRAAGSTDRRSGRHAAAMEVESSDVH, encoded by the coding sequence ATGAGTGAGCAACGCGCGATCACCATGGAGGGCCTGACCAAGCACTACGGCGACTTCGTCGCCGTCAAGGACCTCGACCTAGAGATCAACCGGGGAGAGATCTTCGGCTTCCTCGGACCGAACGGGGCCGGCAAGTCGACGACGATCCGCACGCTCCTCGACCAGATCCGTCCCACCTCCGGCCGAGCACGCATCTTCGGGCTGGACTCGCACACCGACTCGCTGCGCATCCGCTCAGACGTGGGGTACGTGCCGGGCGACCTGGCGCTCTACCCGAAGTTGACCGGCGCGCAGACCCTGAAGTACTTCGCCCGCCTGCGGGGCGGCGTCGACCAGTCCTACGTCGACGAGCTCGCGGAACGACTCCAGGCCGACTTGTCGCGCAAGGTCGGTGAGTACTCGACGGGGAACCGGCAGAAGGTCGGACTGATCCAGGCCTTCATGCACAAGCCCGAGCTGCTCATCCTCGATGAGCCCAATGCCGGGCTGGACCCCTTGGTCCAGCAGGAGTTCCACGCGATGCTCCGTGAGGTCCGCGACGACGGGCGCACCGTGTTCCTGTCCTCGCACACCCTCTCGGAGGTCGAGCGGGTGGCCAACCGGGTCGGGATCATCCGGGAGGGCGAACTGGTCGCCGTCGAGCGCATCACTGATCTGAAGGCGAAGGCGATCCGTCGCCTCGACCTGGAGTTCGCCCAGCCCGTGCCCGCTGACCTCTTCGCCCGGGTCGACGCCGTACGCGAGGCCACGGTCGATGGGCAGCACGCATCGATCGCCTTCGACGGCCCGATCAACCCCGTACTGCACGCGGCGATGGGCCACGAGCTGGTGGACCTGCACACCCGGGACGCCGACCTGGAAGAGATCTTCCTGGCCTACTACCGCACGACGGACACCCGGGCCGCCGGCTCCACCGACCGCCGGTCCGGGCGGCACGCGGCTGCGATGGAAGTGGAGTCCAGCGATGTCCACTGA
- a CDS encoding GbsR/MarR family transcriptional regulator: MKTDNEAESRPLPPGDSRFVEDMGISLEGMGLPRVAGRLLGWLLICDPPEQSAGHLAEALRASTGSISTNARLLDRHGLIERVGISGDRRAHYRIRDDAWISMMHEQLVLMRQWRGLAQEGLALLSDRPAAQRRRLTEMSTFLTYMDQEMTAATRRYREEKETNDE; this comes from the coding sequence ATGAAGACAGACAACGAGGCCGAGAGTCGACCGCTGCCCCCCGGCGACAGCCGGTTCGTCGAAGACATGGGGATCTCCCTGGAAGGGATGGGGCTCCCCCGAGTCGCGGGGCGCCTGTTGGGGTGGCTCCTGATCTGCGACCCGCCCGAGCAGTCGGCTGGCCATCTGGCGGAGGCGCTACGGGCCAGCACCGGGAGCATCAGCACGAACGCGCGACTTCTTGATCGGCACGGCCTGATCGAGCGCGTTGGGATCTCCGGCGACCGCCGAGCCCACTACCGCATTCGCGACGACGCGTGGATCTCGATGATGCACGAGCAGCTGGTCCTGATGAGGCAGTGGCGCGGGCTCGCGCAGGAGGGGCTGGCCCTGTTGTCGGACCGGCCGGCCGCCCAGCGACGTCGCCTGACGGAGATGAGCACATTCCTGACCTACATGGACCAGGAGATGACAGCGGCCACCCGTCGCTACCGCGAGGAGAAGGAGACGAACGATGAGTGA
- the rlmN gene encoding 23S rRNA (adenine(2503)-C(2))-methyltransferase RlmN: MTDLPQPSTTRPVPGQLTMKAPRRGKPPRHLADLDLAGRVELAKELGLPGFRAKQLSTHYFTHHTDDPAQMSDLPKAGREELVVGLLPRLLTPVRTISADEGATLKSLWRLHDGATVESVLMRYRRRATICISSQAGCGMNCPFCATGQAGLTRNMSTAEIVDQVVAANRMLAEAGDLTAPVDDGAELGDEAGDEQDEGGSLPSRGGRRVTNVVFMGMGEALANYKAAIGAIRRMVDPSPEGLGMSARGITMSSVGLVTGIDKLTQEGIPVTLALSLHAPDDGLRDELVPINTRFKVDEAIDSAHRYYLATGRRVSIEYAMIKDINDQAWRADLLAKKLLARGKGWVHINPIPLNPTPGSKWTASRPGVEQQFVERLRAAGIPTTVRDTRGSDIDGACGQLAATSG; this comes from the coding sequence ATGACCGATCTGCCCCAGCCCTCGACGACGCGCCCCGTCCCCGGCCAGCTGACGATGAAGGCACCCCGGCGCGGCAAGCCGCCGCGCCATCTTGCGGACCTCGATCTCGCCGGGCGGGTCGAGCTGGCCAAGGAGTTGGGTCTGCCGGGCTTTCGGGCGAAGCAGCTCTCGACGCACTACTTCACCCATCACACCGACGACCCGGCGCAGATGAGCGACCTGCCCAAGGCCGGACGCGAGGAGCTCGTCGTCGGGCTGTTGCCGCGACTGCTCACCCCGGTTCGCACGATCTCGGCCGACGAGGGCGCGACCCTGAAGTCGCTGTGGCGCCTCCACGACGGCGCGACGGTGGAGTCGGTGCTCATGCGCTACCGCCGTCGGGCCACGATCTGCATCTCCAGCCAGGCCGGCTGCGGCATGAACTGCCCCTTCTGCGCCACGGGCCAGGCCGGCCTGACCCGCAACATGTCGACGGCGGAGATCGTCGACCAGGTCGTCGCCGCCAACCGCATGCTCGCCGAGGCCGGCGACCTCACGGCGCCCGTCGACGACGGAGCCGAGCTGGGCGACGAGGCCGGCGACGAGCAGGACGAAGGGGGGTCCCTCCCTTCGCGCGGTGGCCGCCGGGTGACCAACGTGGTCTTCATGGGCATGGGGGAGGCCCTGGCCAACTACAAGGCCGCGATCGGCGCCATCCGCCGGATGGTCGACCCCTCGCCCGAGGGCCTGGGGATGAGCGCACGCGGGATCACGATGTCCTCCGTCGGCCTGGTCACCGGCATCGACAAGCTCACGCAGGAGGGCATCCCGGTCACACTGGCGCTCTCGTTGCACGCCCCCGACGACGGGCTGCGCGACGAGCTGGTGCCGATCAACACCCGGTTCAAGGTCGACGAGGCCATCGACTCCGCCCACCGGTACTACCTCGCGACGGGGCGACGGGTGAGCATCGAGTACGCGATGATCAAGGACATCAACGACCAGGCGTGGCGCGCCGACCTGCTCGCGAAGAAGTTGCTCGCGCGCGGCAAGGGGTGGGTGCACATCAACCCCATCCCGCTCAACCCGACGCCGGGCTCGAAGTGGACCGCCTCCCGCCCCGGCGTGGAGCAGCAGTTCGTCGAGCGACTGCGCGCGGCCGGCATCCCGACCACGGTGCGGGACACGCGCGGCAGCGACATCGACGGAGCCTGCGGGCAGCTCGCGGCGACGAGCGGATGA
- the purU gene encoding formyltetrahydrofolate deformylase, which yields MSAPVPSGLGREVVLTLSGPDRRGIVHTVTGEMVGLDLNILDSQQFGDPSTGEFHLRMHLGGDDPIEREALEAARTRLSRQLGADVHIHDPHEPHRLLIMVSRQGHVLNDLLFRVRTGQLNVVVPAVVSNHEDFREEVEWHGIPFHHVPVTRQTKPAAEARLREIIAAERVETVALARYMQVLSQDMCADFPGRVINIHHSLLPSFKGARPYSQAHDRGVKVIGATAHYVTADLDEGPIIEQDFRRVDHRMTPEQLARTGQELEAMAFARALRWHVERRVVLRGRRTIVFD from the coding sequence ATGAGCGCGCCCGTCCCGAGCGGCCTCGGCCGCGAGGTCGTCCTGACCCTGTCCGGCCCGGACCGGCGCGGCATCGTGCACACGGTCACCGGCGAGATGGTCGGTCTCGACCTGAACATCCTCGACAGTCAGCAGTTCGGTGACCCGTCGACCGGGGAATTCCACCTGCGGATGCACCTCGGTGGCGACGACCCGATCGAGCGCGAGGCGCTGGAGGCAGCACGCACGCGCCTGTCCCGGCAGCTGGGGGCGGACGTCCACATCCACGATCCTCATGAGCCGCACCGGCTGCTGATCATGGTCTCCAGGCAGGGGCACGTGCTCAACGATCTGCTGTTCCGGGTGCGCACCGGCCAGCTCAACGTCGTCGTGCCCGCCGTCGTGTCCAACCACGAGGACTTCCGCGAGGAGGTCGAGTGGCACGGCATTCCCTTCCACCACGTCCCGGTGACGAGGCAGACCAAGCCGGCCGCCGAGGCGCGGCTGCGTGAGATCATCGCGGCCGAGCGTGTGGAGACCGTGGCCCTCGCCCGGTACATGCAGGTGCTCTCGCAGGACATGTGCGCCGACTTCCCGGGCCGCGTGATCAACATCCACCACTCGCTGCTGCCGTCCTTCAAGGGTGCGCGTCCGTACAGCCAGGCGCACGACCGGGGAGTGAAGGTCATCGGCGCGACCGCGCACTACGTGACGGCCGACCTGGACGAGGGGCCGATCATCGAGCAGGACTTCCGCCGCGTCGACCACCGGATGACTCCCGAGCAGCTCGCGCGCACCGGCCAGGAGCTGGAGGCGATGGCCTTCGCCCGTGCGCTGCGCTGGCACGTCGAGCGTCGCGTCGTCCTGCGCGGGCGACGGACCATCGTCTTCGACTGA
- a CDS encoding LOG family protein translates to MADRETRAHPVHDPAHPGRRHPSYREVHDAETLRTLAAQDAPLGGWRVQGLDLAPHAEHLSRADVRGLVVLGGEVPEDLARSLVARGAVLIPRDPACPVDPFRARLYTPFELYDGLSAAGYASTPDALAYAWSRAARTQHDAYATLLRALHDDAMQDAIVEALHGAQVVGVMGGHALARGARDYAAAAELGHTLAGAGRVVLTGGGPGAMEAANLGALAPSGEALSRALADLATVPGFTPSIDDWAVLAMQVREALGVDHTPIRSIGIPTWFYGHEPPNVFCTGIAKYFSNALREDVLLSQSSGGLVVLPGAAGTVQEIFQASTPLYYADEGEALPPLVLVGREHWTQEVPVWPALQALGAERPLGDALHLVDSTDEAAGLILPR, encoded by the coding sequence ATGGCTGACAGGGAGACGCGCGCCCACCCCGTGCACGACCCGGCCCATCCCGGTCGGCGACACCCCTCCTACCGAGAGGTCCACGACGCCGAGACGTTGCGGACGCTGGCCGCGCAGGACGCCCCGCTCGGCGGCTGGCGCGTGCAGGGCCTCGATCTCGCACCGCACGCCGAGCACCTCTCCCGGGCCGATGTGCGTGGTCTGGTCGTCCTCGGGGGCGAGGTCCCCGAGGACCTCGCCCGCAGTCTCGTCGCCCGGGGCGCAGTGCTCATCCCCCGGGACCCGGCGTGCCCGGTCGACCCGTTCCGCGCGCGGCTGTACACCCCCTTCGAGCTCTACGACGGGCTGTCCGCGGCCGGATACGCGTCGACCCCCGATGCGCTGGCATACGCGTGGAGCCGGGCCGCACGCACCCAGCACGACGCCTACGCCACGCTCCTGCGTGCCCTGCACGACGACGCCATGCAGGACGCGATCGTCGAGGCGCTGCACGGGGCGCAGGTCGTCGGTGTCATGGGCGGTCACGCCCTGGCCCGCGGCGCACGCGACTACGCCGCCGCGGCCGAGCTCGGGCACACCCTGGCCGGGGCCGGGCGGGTCGTGCTCACCGGCGGCGGCCCGGGCGCGATGGAGGCAGCCAACCTCGGCGCGCTCGCCCCGTCGGGCGAGGCACTCAGCCGCGCCCTGGCCGACCTGGCCACGGTGCCGGGCTTCACCCCCTCGATCGACGACTGGGCCGTGCTCGCCATGCAGGTGCGGGAGGCGCTCGGCGTCGACCACACGCCGATCCGCAGCATCGGCATCCCGACGTGGTTCTACGGGCACGAGCCGCCCAACGTCTTCTGCACCGGGATCGCCAAGTACTTCTCCAACGCACTGCGCGAGGACGTGCTGCTCTCGCAGAGCAGCGGCGGCCTCGTCGTCCTGCCCGGTGCGGCCGGGACCGTCCAGGAGATCTTCCAGGCGAGCACCCCGCTGTACTACGCGGACGAGGGCGAAGCCCTCCCGCCGCTGGTCCTCGTCGGGCGGGAGCACTGGACGCAGGAGGTGCCGGTGTGGCCGGCGCTGCAGGCGCTGGGAGCCGAGCGGCCCCTCGGCGACGCCCTGCACCTCGTCGACAGCACCGACGAAGCGGCCGGGCTCATCCTCCCCCGCTGA